A genomic region of Raphanus sativus cultivar WK10039 chromosome 6, ASM80110v3, whole genome shotgun sequence contains the following coding sequences:
- the LOC108807986 gene encoding fimbrin-3-like, with product MSTHVYHLYGQATRVSNFHCEQPDLTGSDDQTFRRLVGWVSTHLELSPSPTSLKLALHLSQTLDPLSISHDLELSISNLSQARSPSPTHLKLTRALHLQRISSSLSTSRPSLHQASSRLSHHLQSSLSRSQIQIFETRAYAFLLNVLAPEHCDPATLNAEDDLERANMVLEHAERMNCNRYLTMEEIVEGSSYLNLAFVAQIFHERNGLSTDGRFSFAEMMTEDTQSCRDERCYRLWINSLGIDSYVNNVFEDVRNGWILLEVLDKVYPGSVNWKHASKPPIKMPFKKVENCNQVVRIGKEMRLNATYIVSVARKLGCSVFLLPEDIVDVNQKMMLILTASIMYWSLQQKSSSSESSSSDTSSTHSTTTTCTSTDASPAPSVTGEDDVSSLNEEVSSLTIEEDNDADILSDVTSVSEEAAIE from the exons ATGTCAACTCATGTTTACCATCTATATGGTCAAGCGACAAGAGTATCTAATTTCCATTGCGAGCAACCGGATCTGACTGGCTCTGATGATCAAACTTTCAGGAGATTAGTCGGTTGGGTCTCG ACGCATCTGGAGCTCTCTCCATCTCCAACCTCTCTCAAGCtcgctctccatctctctcaaaCTCTCGACCCTCTCTCCATCTCGCACGATCTCGAGCTCTCCATCTCCAACCTCTCTCAAGCTCGCTCTCCATCTCCAACGCATCTCAAGCTCACTCGAGCTCTCCATCTCCAACGCATCTCAAGCTCGCTCTCCACCTCTCGACCCTCTCTCCATCAAGCTTCGTCTCGTCTCTCACACCATCTCcagagctctctctctcgatctcaaaTCCAG atatttgaaacaaGAGCCTATGCATTCCTTCTCAATGTTCTTGCACCCGAGCACTGTGATCCAGCTACTCTAAACGCCGAGGATGATCTCGAAAGGGCTAACATGGTCCTTGAACACGCAGAGAGAATGAACTGCAATCGGTACTTGACTATGGAAGAGATAGTTGAAGGGTCTTCGTATTTGAATCTCGCATTTGTGGCACAGATTTTTCACGAAAG GAATGGCCTTAGCACTGATGGCAGGTTCTCCTTTGCGGAGATGATGACTGAGGATACACAGAGTTGCAGAGATGAAAGATGTTACCGGCTATGGATTAATAGCCTGGGGATTGATAGTTATGTCAATAATGTGTTTGAAGATGTCAGAAACGG ATGGATTCTTCTTGAAGTTCTTGACAAGGTCTATCCAGGCTCAGTTAACTGGAAGCATGCTTCAAAACCACCAATTAAGATGCCGTTTAAGAAAGTAGAGAACTGCAATCAAGTTGTGAGGATTGGGAAAGAGATGAGATTGAATGCTACATACATCGTCAGTGTAGCAAGAAAGCTCggttgctctgttttcttgttaCCAGAAGATATCGTGGAC GTAAATCAAAAGATGATGTTGATCTTAACGGCAAGTATAATGTATTGGAGTCTTCAGCAAAAGTCATCATCGTCAGAGAGTTCAAGTTCTGATACATCATCGACGCATAGCACAACCACGACGTGCACGAGCACTGATGCTTCACCAGCTCCATCTGTCACTGGGGAAGAC